In Silene latifolia isolate original U9 population chromosome X, ASM4854445v1, whole genome shotgun sequence, the following proteins share a genomic window:
- the LOC141622604 gene encoding protein RBL-like translates to MNSAIIDPLQGDFPEVIEEYLEHGVMKCVAFNRRGTLLAAGCSNGTCVIWDFETRGIAKELRDKDCSNAITSVCWSKYGHRILVSSADKALILWDVATGEKIAQTVLEKTPLHARLHPSSPTPSLCLACPVYSAPLIVDLLTGKTTVLPASVLVEGDGRSAPLRNKVPDDSAPQTPACFNMHGDLVYLGNSKGEILIIDHSNVQVRAVIPIPGGAVIKNIVFCRNGRYLLTNSSDRTIRVYENLLPPKGGLKALDEMCVALNDLNEVEKLKAIGCKSLVLFREFQDSVTRIHWKAPGFSGDGDWVIGGSASKGEHKIYIWDRAGHLVKILEGPKEALIDLAWHPVRPIVISVSLTGLIYIWAKDYTENWSAFAPDFKELEENEEYVEREDEFDIVPETEKVKESEVNQDEEVDILTVENESSCSDSESSHKELLFLPVFPCPDAPEQQDKCVGNSVKMLDNNNSASPLSGEALMNGHAMNHESSPIDGIDNSAEDTNGGRVKRRRKPSEKILDMQAEMVKKPVKKAKLSGKASKSKNKSADEENDVPLDLDEVSDDY, encoded by the exons ATGAATTCTGCAATTATAG ATCCGTTGCAAGGCGATTTTCCGGAGGTGATAGAAGAGTATTTGGAGCATGGTGTTATGAAGTGCGTTGCTTTTAATCGCCGCGGAACCCTTCTTGCTG CTGGTTGCTCCAATGGAACTTGTGTTATATGGGACTTCGAAACCAGGGGGATTGCAAAAGAGCTGCGGGATAAAGACTGTTCAAATGCTATAACTAGCGTTTGTTGGTCAAAGTACGGTCATCGCATCCTAGTTTCTTCTGCTGACAAGGCATTAATCTTATGGGATGTTGCTACTGGAGAGAAAATAGCTCAGACAGTGTTGGAGAAAACCCCTTTGCATGCTCGCTTACATCCTAGCTCCCCAACTCCATCTCTGTGCTTGGCCTGTCCTGTCTATTCCGCTCCTTTGATTGTCGACTTATTGACCGGTAAAACTACCGTGTTGCCTGCGTCAGTTCTGGTAGAGGGAGATGGGCGTTCGGCTCCATTACGTAACAAAGTTCCAGACGATTCTGCTCCTCAGACTCCTGCGTGCTTTAATATGCATGGTGACCTGGTTTATTTGGGAAATTCTAAGGGAGAAATCCTCATAATTGATCACAGCAATGTTCAAGTTCGTGCAGTGATCCCCATCCCGGGGGGTGCTGTGATTAAGAACATTGTATTTTGCAGAAATGGCCGGTATCTTCTCACAAATTCAAGTGATCGCACTATTAGGGTTTATGAGAACTTGCTACCTCCAAAAGGAGGCTTAAAGGCGCTTGATGAGATGTGTGTAGCGTTGAATGATCTTAATGAGGTAGAGAAGCTGAAAGCCATTGGATGTAAGAGTTTGGTGCTGTTTCGCGAATTTCAAGATTCGGTAACCCGGATCCATTGGAAGGCACCTGGGTTTAGTGGTGATGGTGATTGGGTAATTGGTGGTTCTGCTAGCAAAGGAGAGCACAAAATATACATATGGGACCGTGCTGGGCACCTTGTGAAAATTCTTGAAGGGCCAAAAGAAGCCTTGATTGATCTAGCATGGCATCCTGTTCGTCCTATTGTTATCTCAGTCTCGTTGACTGGCTTGATCTATATATGGGCTAAAGACTACACTGAAAACTGGAGTGCATTTGCCCCAGATTTCAAAGAGCTGGAAGAGAATGAAGAATATGTGGAACGAGAAGATGAATTTGATATTGTGCCTGAAACCGAAAAG GTGAAAGAGTCAGAGGTTAACCAAGATGAAGAGGTTGATATTCTCACAGTGGAGAATGAGTCATCCTGTAGTGACTCAGAGTCTTCACACAAGGAACTTTTGTTCTTGCCTGTATTTCCTTGTCCTGATGCTCCTGAGCAGCAAGATAAATGTGTTGGCAACTCTGTGAAGATGTTGGACAATAATAATTCTGCCTCTCCCCTTTCTGGAGAAGCGTTGATGAATGGTCATGCTATGAACCATGAGTCAAGTCCAATTGACG GTATTGATAACTCTGCTGAGGACACTAATGGGGGGCGTGTGAAAAGACGTCGAAAACCCTCAGAGAAAATCTTGGATATGCAGGCAGAGATGGTAAAGAAACCTGTAAAGAAGGCAAAGCTTTCTGGGAAAGCTTCCAAGTCCAAAAATAAATCAGCAGACGAGGAAAATGACGTACCCCTAGATCTGGACGAGGTTTCTGATGACTATTAA